The proteins below are encoded in one region of Oryzias melastigma strain HK-1 linkage group LG7, ASM292280v2, whole genome shotgun sequence:
- the rpl10a gene encoding 60S ribosomal protein L10a, with protein MSKVSRDTLYEAVKEVLQGSVSKPRKFVESVELQISLKNYDPQKDKRFSGTVRLKTLPRPKFSVCVLGDQQHCDEAKAAAMPHMDIEALKKLNKNKKLVKKLAKKYDAFLASESLIKQIPRILGPGLNKAGKFPSLLTHNENLNTKVDEVKSTIKFQMKKVLCLAVAVGHVKMTEDELVYNIHLAVNFLVSLLKKNWQNVRALYIKSTMGKPQRLY; from the exons ATGAG caaagtttCCAGAGACACGCTTTATGAAGCGGTGAAGGAGGTCCTGCAGGGCTCCGTTTCCAAGCCAAGGAA gtTTGTGGAGAgtgtggagctgcagatcagtCTCAAAAACTATGATCCCCAGAAGGACAAGCGTTTCTCTGGCACCGTCAG GCTGAAGACTCTCCCCAGACCCAAGTTTTCCGTGTGTGTTTTGGGAGACCAGCAGCACTGTGATGAGGCCAAAGCCGCTGCCATGCCCCACATGGACATCGAGGCTTTGAAGAAGCTCAACAAGAACAAAAAGCTGGTCAAGAAGCTCG CCAAGAAGTACGATGCTTTTCTGGCGTCAGAGTCGCTCATCAAGCAGATCCCTCGTATCTTGGGCCCTGGGCTGAACAAGGCCGGCAAGTTCCCCTCCCTCCTCACTCACAACGAGAACCTGAACACGAAGGTCGATGAGGTTAAATCCACCATCAAGTTCCAGATGAAGAAG GTGCTCTGTCTGGCTGTAGCTGTCGGACACGTGAAGATGACGGAGGACGAGCTCGTTTACAACATCCACTTGGCAGTCAACTTCCTGGTGTCTCTGCTGAAGAAAAACTGGCAGAACGTCCGTGCCCTGTACATCAAGAGCACCATGGGCAAACCCCAGCGCCTTTATTAA
- the fance gene encoding Fanconi anemia group E protein yields the protein MTKLAAPKGRILVSLRDKTSTMRPDAAVLLDGFDGQSKLLLRALMSGPSGTRRGLTAFQRLRRANSGMSLGNFVETLCRDRISCLEDGTESIEIKPLVCLFPTTFKQNLLSFLYLVQPSLPESTILPLLKCLVQETGSSPWVTALVKQLEGRSKTHHEQPMCTNRCAQRLKELSKRLVGSGEVTGWAKCFSSPTTSSELKDMPEISEPGSQRKRKGSFIHLDSDSEETGQHSKRRKTEDECADEGETVKTTVVPESVPAVIPLSENTREALPEDIKVSFLQIKELLQSQDDVWDQNATDLFKVLNDCDPRQVEVLCTMLKFPELPEHILPKLCNSILSLSPDLSYSTATSLIKHLLLEKILALSEPASRCMVMAATSLCNRYPRSMCHALIGPVLDDKNIGSPQVELLNRLIGGCLESHYKLLVLQLTFKVEWSEAMLSVIHSLLDSEPFLNAEVFTQFTEQLVTQSPLFTKSMKFAKMMLTALTKYGNLVNAAHKNSLSTCLMSNETFLKKPLQAALKRITPT from the exons atgacaaaattgGCGGCTCCCAAAGGCCGTATACTCGTATCATTACGAGACAAAACTAGTACTATGAGACCTGATGCTGCGGTGCTTTTGGATGGTTTTGACGGACAGTCGAAGCTGCTGCTTCGGGCACTGATGTCCGGCCCGTCGGGGACTCGCAGAGGACTGACTGCTTTCCAAAGGCTTCGGCGCGCAAACTCCGGCATGTCTCTGGGAAACTTTGTGGAGACTCTGTGTCGAGACAGAATAAGTTGTTTGGAAGATGGCACCGAGTCAATTGAAAT taaGCCACTTGTGTGCCTGTTTCCAACAACCTTCAAGCAAAACCTgctgtcttttctttatttggttCAACCTTCTCTTCCCGAGAGCACCATCCTCCCTTTGCTCAAATGTCTCGTCCAGGAAACCGGCAGCAGCCCATGGGTCACTGCTCTGGTTAAACAGCTGGAAGGAAGGTCTAAGACTCACCATGAACAGCCCATGTGCACCAATAGATGCGCTCAAAGGCTGAAGGAGCTCTCAAAACGCTTGGTAGGTTCTGGTGAGGTCACAGGTTGGGCCAAATGCTTTAGCAGTCCAACAACAAGCTCAGAGCTGAAGGACATGCCTGAAATATCTGAGCCGGGGTCTCAGAGGAAAAGGAAGGGCAGTTTCATCCACCTGGACTCAGACAGTGAAGAAACGGGGCAACACAGTAAACGAAGAAAAACAGAGGATGAGTGTGCTGATGAAGGAgagactgtaaaaacaacagttgTGCCTGAAAGTGTTCCTGCAGTGATTCCTCTATCAGAAAATACACGTGAAGCTCTACCAGAAGACATAAAG GTCtcatttcttcaaataaaagaGCTACTGCAAAGCCAGGACGATGTG TGGGACCAAAATGCAACCGATTTATTCAAAGTGCTGAACGACTGTGACCCTCGCCAA GTTGAGGTGTTATGTACCATGCTGAAGTTTCCTGAGTTACCTGAACACATCCTACCTAAGCTGTGCAACAGCATTTTGTCGCTCTCTCCTGACCTGAGCTACAGCACAGCAACTTCCCTCATCAAGCATCTTCTGCTGGAGAAA atcCTTGCGCTGTCAGAACCAGCCTCAAGATGTATGGTAATGGCAGCAACCTCACTTTGTAACCGCTACCCCAGATCCATGTGCCACGCTTTGATTGGACCAGTGCTTGATGATAAAAACATAG ggaGTCCACAGGTGGAGCTGCTGAACAGACTGATAGGAGGCTGTCTTGAATCTCACTACAAGCTGCTAGTGCTTCA ATTGACATTCAAAGTTGAATGGAGTGAAGCAATGCTCTCTGTTATCCACAGCTTGCTAGATTCTGAG CCTTTCCTGAATGCAGAAGTGTTCACACAGTTCACTGAACAGCTCGTCACTCAGAGTCCTTTATTCACCAAGTCGATGAAGTTTGCAAAAATGATGCTCACAGCTCTTACCAAATATGGCAATCTT GTGAATGCTGCACATAAAAACTCGCTGTCTACCTGCCTGATGTCAAATGAGACGTTCCTGAAGAAACCTCTGCAAGCTGCTTTGAAGCGAATCACACCGACATGA
- the LOC112159465 gene encoding uncharacterized protein LOC112159465 isoform X1, whose translation MSLKADTETRRHKLSIEPDSDDSEEDGSREGTPLSGWNELSIIERVGLNSVDMSEKDLEVAFSQIALAFRCDQYTLKQRLQAEEHARNLAEENIQLELSRGRETLEMLKGLCLDSKRSTILQKLQLSLDILGGTVERISNTAEVLGAVHQEARMSRAVELMVAHVESLRRRHDKNVAELEEMKKMMQQHPSSYRNSINPATSPGCFLCIFIYLHWSVAHSDSGLLVAEPEECDIMKNSKQGVLRRRISASIMSCQSQEKKKKDPRKRGFSGKKLTPSCSSPSLMLESGRITKDDRQPNQDLPEASAPEPALEPPPTPKPEVPQPEQVIPKTTQSKNVALDSLRLRHKGKDDRPIRGREKKSPSILRQISMYGSLCWQHPLALRLYRCRWTHPCLNVLVLFCVVMTILFLWKLFDGDP comes from the exons ATGAGCCTTAAG GCTGACACAGAGACAAGGCGCCACAAGCTGTCCATTGAGCCAGACAGTGATGACAGCGAAGAAG atgGAAGCAGAGAAGGGACGCCGCTATCAGGCTGGAATGAGCTGTCCATCATAGAGCGAGTCGGCCTCAACAG TGTGGACATGTCAGAGAAGGATCTGGAg GTGGCGTTTTCTCAGATCGCTCTGGCCTTCCGCTGTGATCAGTACACGCTTAAGCAGAGGCTTCAGGCCGAGGAGCATGCACGCAACCTGGCAGAGGAGAACATTCAGCTTGAGCTGAGCAGAGGGAGGGAGACCCTGGAG ATGCTGAAGGGCCTCTGCCTGGACAGCAAACGCAGCACCATCCTGCAGAAGCTGCAGTTGTCTCTGGACATACTTGGGGGGACAGTGGAGCGAATCTCCAACACGGCAGAGGTGCTCGGTGCTGTGCACCAG GAGGCTCGGATGAGTCGCGCAGTGGAGCTCATGGTGGCTCATGTGGAGAGCCTGAGGAGGCGTCATGACAAAAACGTAGCAGAACTGGAAGAAATGAAGAAGATGATGCAGCAGCATCCAAGCTCCTACAGAAATAGCATCAATCCGGCCACATCCCcaggttgttttttgtgtatttttatttatttgcattggTCTGTTGCACATTCTGACTCTGGCCTTCTTGTTGCAGAGCCAGAAGAATGCGACATAATGAAAAACTCCAAACAA GGTGTTTTACGTCGGCGAATCAGTGCATCAATCATGTCCTGCCAGAGTCAG gagaagaagaaaaaagacccAAGAAAGCGAGGCTTCTCTGGTAAGAAGCTGACTCCTTCATGCTCGTCTCCATCCCTGATGCTGGAGTCCGGCCGTATCACTAAAGACGACAG GCAACCTAATCAAGATCTTCCAGAAGCATCAGCTCCTGAGCCCGCTCTGGAACCCCCTCCAACCCCCAAACCAGAGGTCCCCCAACCAGAACAAGTGATCCCCAAAACGACACAGAGCAAAAA TGTGGCCCTGGATTCTTTACGCCTCAGACACAAGGGCAAAGACGATCGGCCAATCAGAGGAAGGGAAAAGAAATCTCCCAGCATCCTCAGACAAATCTCCAT GTATGGATCCCTGTGCTGGCAACACCCCCTGGCTCTCAGGCTGTATCGATGCAGATGGACGCATCCGTGTTTGAACGTGCTCGTGCTTTTCTGCGTCGTGATGACAATTCTTTTCTTGTGGAAGCTTTTTGATGGAGATCCGTGA
- the mkrn4 gene encoding makorin, ring finger protein, 4, translating into MESARNGSICRHFLKGTCRFGPRCIFRHEAPHMPPSQICRYFQKGSCWYGDRCRYLHVLLPNMDPTSTSRRSSEPAVSFGAAVTASLERRGIRRPLPQNAAPTQESNTSGSTSTLSNNQPIRHLSENITEEQTQEPGSAFVRSSEVSQASASHGRTKVKESSQEPLSGAAGASSDQSEVEDIEAVLQSKDMTCGICMEKVYDRTDAKDRVFGILPNCNHSFCLQCILTWRKTKGFGSDVVRACPQCRVKSAFYVPNKYWVEGQAKENVISAFKKKCSKKRCFFYDRYGYCPFKTECHYQHVKKSNPLPFLYMSDDEDDDGQDLLSLFIMMSLLGADEDSDDDLSFYMDGEFGF; encoded by the exons ATGGAGTCGGCTCGAAATGGCAGCATTTGTAG ACATTTCCTTAAAGGAACATGTCGCTTTGGGCCAAGATGCATCTTCCGTCACGAAGCACCACATATGCCACCATCCCAGATATGTAGATATTTTCAGAAAGGCAGTTGCTGGTATGGTGACCGATGCAG GTATCTCCATGTTCTTCTGCCCAACATGGACCCAACTTCAACATCTAGAAGGAGTTCAGAGCCGGCCGTCTCCTTCGGTGCTGCAGTCACTGCATCATTAGAACGAAGAGGGATTCGACGACCTCTCCCACAAAACGCTGCTCCCACGCAGGAATCCAACACATCTGGGTCAACCTCTACTCTCTCAAACAACCAGCCTATTCGCCACCTGTCAGAAAATATTACAGAAGAGCAGACACaag AACCTGGCTCTGCGTTTGTTCGGAGCTCAGAAGTTTCTCAAGCAAGTGCATCTCATGGCAGGACTAag GTAAAAGAGTCGTCTCAGGAGCCACTCAGTGGGGCTGCTGGTGCCTCCAGTGACCAAAGTGAAGTGGAGGACATTGAGGCTGTTCTGCAGAGTAAAGATATGACTTGTGGCATCTGCATGGAGAAGGTGTATGACAGAACAGATGCTAAAGACCGGGTTTTTGGCATCTTGCCGAACTGCAATCATTCGTTCTGTTTGCAATGCATCTTGActtggaggaaaacaaaaggatttgGGTCGGATGTTGTAAG gGCTTGCCCACAGTGCAGAGTAAAGTCTGCTTTTTACGTGCCAAACAAATACTGGGTTGAAGGACAAGCAAaggaaaatgtcatttctgcaTTTAAGAAGAAGTGCAG TAAGAAAAGATGCTTCTTCTATGACCGATACGGATACTGCCCCTTCAAAACGGAGTGCCATTATCAGCATGTTAAGAAGTCAAATCCTCTGCCCTTCTTG TATATGTCTGACGATGAAGATGACGACGGTCAAGATCTTCTAAGTCTTTTCATAATGATGTCCCTTCTTGGTGCTGATGAGGATTCAGATGATGACCTTTCGTTTTACATGGATGGAGAGTTTGGGTTTTGA
- the inavaa gene encoding innate immunity activator protein: MTTMESKEEISDTDSGIILQSGPDSPTSPVKDLSPHTRALKLKHQSLEDRLELCLLELRKLCIREAELTGKLPSEYPLTPEEKPPRVRRRIGASFKLDEGLMQKNQQDSELQALETDLALQQQIYVAARKLSLEDNLSKPQKKSRLLQCKREERKVKDLQEAVFQHRIKSECNSPCVSTSSSQNKDLCMSDDSSLSDVVALDDDVDSSSPLSPPVLNNSCSDPLQLSEKPLQSSPQPSRVEYERSPIQNSPWKESSLDQPYHKATKPQSSSRSRSSSPTGTPVTPESCRIPLTQFVRNSALRHNHNHTTSAPSTPELLVRRQYSQSFRLPKPKQAAGPENSRARVRLFCTADFRVQSPESTLKDSDQSFSSHIGSPVRTEPTEIPKLCPPPYGFHFGAQKKNFPDPTKKTSQPLSSPGRRRTPLEDSQQSLQNLDTGVCSLSSSPVAQQIGATSPRRVLKPPPPYTRVVRTPSLKEYPNHAIRLMPREIVSEELKSWHQRNKLQKLRLNNGEKQASLSVTSPTSPHLPPFNQGSGNLILQRAPDGTPVQWFVAEDAEIVSQV; encoded by the exons ATGACGACTATGGAGAGTAAAGAGGAGATCAGTGACACTGACAGTGGGATCATTTTACAATCTG gTCCGGATAGCCCCACCTCTCCAGTGAAGGACCTGAGCCCTCACACCAGAGCCCTGAAGCTGAAGCATCAGTCTCTGGAGGATCGTCTGGAGCTCTGCCTGCTGGAGCTGCGAAAACTCTGCATCAGGGAGGCA GAGCTGACAGGCAAACTGCCCTCAGAGTATCCTCTGACGCCGGAGGAGAAGCCTCCACGAGTCCGAAGGAGGATTGGAGCTTCATTTAAGTTGGATGAAGGTTTGATGCAAAAGAATCAGCAG GACTCTGAGTTGCAAGCATTGGAAACAGACTTGGCTCTTCAGCAGCAGATTTATGTGGCAGCCCGCAAGCTCTCCTTGGAGGACAACCTCAgcaaaccacagaagaagagtCGACTCCTGCAGTGCAAGAGGGAGGAGAGGAAAGTGAAGGATCTGCAGGAGGCCGTGTTCCAGCACAGGATCAAGAGTGAATGTAACTCACCCTGTGTCTCCACTTCAAGCAGCCAAAACAAAG ATCTTTGTATGTCTGACGACAGCTCACTCTCTGATGTGGTGGCTCTGGATGACG ATGTGGATTCATCCAGCCCCCTCTCACCTCCAGTGTTGAACAATTCCTGCTCGGACCCCCTCCAACTCTCAGAGAAACCTCTGCAATCCTCCCCGCAGCCCTCGAGGGTGGAGTATGAACGCTCCCCCATCCAGAACTCCCCATGGAAGGAGTCCAGTCTGGACCAGCCTTACCATAAGGCCACAAAACCTCAGtccagcagcagaagcagaTCCAG TAGTCCCACAGGAACACCGGTGACTCCAGAAAGCTGTCGGATCCCTCTTACTCAGTTTGTCAGGAACTCAGCTCTGCGTCACAATCACAATCACACCACCAGTGCCCCCTCCACTCCAGAGCTGCTGGTGCGCAGACAATACTCCCAATCTTTCAG GCTTCCCAAACCAAAGCAGGCTGCTGGTCCTGAGAACAGCCGTGCACGGGTCAGGCTGTTCTGCACCGCTGATTTCAGAGTGCAGTCTCCAGAGTCCACCTTAAAAGACTCAGATCAGTCCTTCTCCTCCCACATTGGCTCTCCTGTGAGAACCGAACCAACTGAGATCCCGAAGCTCTGCCCCCCGCCTTATGGGTTCCACTTTGGAGCACAGAAGAAGAACTTCCCTGACCCAACAAAGAAGACCAGCCAGCCTCTGTCCAGCCCAGGACGTAGACGGACCCCACTAGAAGACAGCCAGCAATCCCTGCAAAACCTAGACACGGGGGTGTGCTCCCTATCCAGCTCTCCTGTGGCTCAACAAATAGGAGCAACCTCCCCGAGGAGGGTCCTAAAGCCCCCCCCACCATACACCAGGGTTGTGAGGACGCCCTCGCTGAAGGAGTACCCAAACCACGCCATCCGGTTGATGCCGCGGGAGATCGTGTCAGAGGAGCTGAAGTCCTGGCATCAGAGAAATAAGCTGCAGAAGTTAAGGCTGAACAACGGAGAGAAGCAGGCGTCCCTCAGCGTTACAAGCCCCACCTCACCCCACCTGCCTCCCTTTAACCAG GGTTCGGGTAACTTGATCCTGCAGAGAGCTCCGGACGGGACCCCGGTGCAGTGGTTTGTGGCTGAGGATGCAGAAATTGTGAGCCAGGTGTGA
- the ppardb gene encoding peroxisome proliferator-activated receptor delta b, giving the protein MDRFQHSAAEQLEGVNGYFKPSSPQDTADVRWKHPEGESAGSDSCGETSVSELTDMQELKTRESDDEEGKEEAPSSKSPKRDQKEKRGECKDQENNHKQNNNASSSYTDLSHTSSPSLSEQLRLGREDNAGSGISVECKVCGDKASGFHYGVHACEGCKGFFRRTVRMKLEYERCERSCKIQKKNRNKCQYCRFQKCLSLGMSHDAIRYGRMPEAERKKLVAGLLAEEMNVSKPGGSDLKTLAKQVNTAYLKNLSMTKKKARSILTGKTSSTSPFVIYDVETLWKAESGLVWSQLVPGAPLTKEIGVHVFYRCQCTTVETVRELTEFAKCIPGFVDLYLNDQVTLLKYGVHEAIFAMLPSLMNKDGLLVANGKGFVTREFLRSLRKPFSEIMEPKFEFAVKFNALELDDSDLALFVAAIILCGDRPGLMNVKQVEQSQDNILQALDLHLQANHSDSLYLFPKLLQKMADLRQLVTENAQLVQKIKKTESETSLHPLLQEIYKDMY; this is encoded by the exons ATGGACAGGTTTCAGCATTCTGCGGCTGAGCAGCTTGAAGGAGTAAATGGCTATTTCAAGCCCTCGTCCCCCCAGGACACTGCCGATGTCCGGTGGAAACACCCAGAGGGAGAGTCTGCGGGCTCTGACAGCTGTGGGGAGACGAGTGTATCTGAGCTGACAGACATGCAGGAGTTAAAAACCAGGGAAAGTGATGACGAGGAGGGGAAGGAGGAAGCGCCCTCTTCTAAAAGCCCGAAAAGGGACCAGAAGGAAAAGCGGGGGGAATGCAAAGATCAGGAGAATAATCACAAGCAAAACAACAATGCGTCTTCTAGCTACACAG ACTTGTCCCATACTTCATCACCCTCACTGTCAGAGCAGCTCCGTCTTGGCAGAGAAGACAATGCAGGCTCTGGTATCAGTGTAGAGTGTAAGGTCTGTGGGGACAAAGCCTCCGGCTTCCACTACGGCGTCCACGCCTGTGAAGGTTGTAAG GGCTTTTTCCGGCGGACCGTACGGATGAAGCTGGAATATGAGCGCTGTGAGCGTTCCTGCAAGATTCAGAAGAAGAATCGTAATAAGTGCCAATATTGTCGCTTCCAGAAGTGCCTGTCTTTGGGAATGTCCCACGATG CAATCCGATATGGGCGTATGCCTGAGGCGGAGAGGAAGAAGCTGGTAGCAGGCCTGCTCGCTGAGGAAATGAATGTCAGCAAACCAGGTGGCTCGGACCTGAAGACCTTGGCCAAACAAGTCAACACAGCCTACCTAAAGAATCTCAGCATGACCAAGAAGAAGGCTCGCAGCATCCTGACGGGCAAAACCAGCAGCACCTCT CCGTTTGTGATCTACGATGTGGAAACTCTCTGGAAAGCAGAAAGTGGTTTAGTATGGAGTCAGTTAGTTCCAGGTGCACCGCTGACCAAGGAGATAGGAGTTCATGTCTTCTACCGGTGTCAGTGCACCACGGTGGAAACGGTGCGGGAGCTCACTGAGTTTGCCAAGTGCATTCCAGGGTTTGTGGACCTCTATCTTAATGACCAG GTGACTCTGCTCAAATACGGCGTTCACGAGGCTATTTTTGCCATGCTTCCATCCCTCATGAACAAAGATGGACTTCTGGTAGCCAACGGTAAAGGCTTTGTCACAAGAGAGTTCCTGCGGAGCTTGAGGAAGCCCTTCAGTGAAATCATGGAGCCCAAGTTTGAGTTTGCTGTCAAGTTCAACGCTCTGGAGTTGGATGACAGTGACCTGGCCTTGTTTGTTGCTGCCATCATTCTCTGTGGAG ATCGTCCCGGGCTAATGAATGTGAAGCAGGTGGAACAGAGTCAGGACAACATTCTCCAGGCCCTGGACCTCCACCTCCAAGCAAACCATTCTGACTCTCTCTACCTCTTTCCCAAGCTTCTTCAGAAGATGGCTGACCTCCGACAGTTGGTTACAGAAAACGCTCAGCTCgtccaaaagattaaaaaaactgaatcggAGACCTCGCTCCACCCTCTACTACAGGAGATCTACAAAGACATGTATTAA
- the LOC112159465 gene encoding inositol 1,4,5-triphosphate receptor associated 2 isoform X2 translates to MSLKADTETRRHKLSIEPDSDDSEEDGSREGTPLSGWNELSIIERVGLNSVDMSEKDLEVAFSQIALAFRCDQYTLKQRLQAEEHARNLAEENIQLELSRGRETLEMLKGLCLDSKRSTILQKLQLSLDILGGTVERISNTAEVLGAVHQEARMSRAVELMVAHVESLRRRHDKNVAELEEMKKMMQQHPSSYRNSINPATSPEPEECDIMKNSKQGVLRRRISASIMSCQSQEKKKKDPRKRGFSGKKLTPSCSSPSLMLESGRITKDDRQPNQDLPEASAPEPALEPPPTPKPEVPQPEQVIPKTTQSKNVALDSLRLRHKGKDDRPIRGREKKSPSILRQISMYGSLCWQHPLALRLYRCRWTHPCLNVLVLFCVVMTILFLWKLFDGDP, encoded by the exons ATGAGCCTTAAG GCTGACACAGAGACAAGGCGCCACAAGCTGTCCATTGAGCCAGACAGTGATGACAGCGAAGAAG atgGAAGCAGAGAAGGGACGCCGCTATCAGGCTGGAATGAGCTGTCCATCATAGAGCGAGTCGGCCTCAACAG TGTGGACATGTCAGAGAAGGATCTGGAg GTGGCGTTTTCTCAGATCGCTCTGGCCTTCCGCTGTGATCAGTACACGCTTAAGCAGAGGCTTCAGGCCGAGGAGCATGCACGCAACCTGGCAGAGGAGAACATTCAGCTTGAGCTGAGCAGAGGGAGGGAGACCCTGGAG ATGCTGAAGGGCCTCTGCCTGGACAGCAAACGCAGCACCATCCTGCAGAAGCTGCAGTTGTCTCTGGACATACTTGGGGGGACAGTGGAGCGAATCTCCAACACGGCAGAGGTGCTCGGTGCTGTGCACCAG GAGGCTCGGATGAGTCGCGCAGTGGAGCTCATGGTGGCTCATGTGGAGAGCCTGAGGAGGCGTCATGACAAAAACGTAGCAGAACTGGAAGAAATGAAGAAGATGATGCAGCAGCATCCAAGCTCCTACAGAAATAGCATCAATCCGGCCACATCCCcag AGCCAGAAGAATGCGACATAATGAAAAACTCCAAACAA GGTGTTTTACGTCGGCGAATCAGTGCATCAATCATGTCCTGCCAGAGTCAG gagaagaagaaaaaagacccAAGAAAGCGAGGCTTCTCTGGTAAGAAGCTGACTCCTTCATGCTCGTCTCCATCCCTGATGCTGGAGTCCGGCCGTATCACTAAAGACGACAG GCAACCTAATCAAGATCTTCCAGAAGCATCAGCTCCTGAGCCCGCTCTGGAACCCCCTCCAACCCCCAAACCAGAGGTCCCCCAACCAGAACAAGTGATCCCCAAAACGACACAGAGCAAAAA TGTGGCCCTGGATTCTTTACGCCTCAGACACAAGGGCAAAGACGATCGGCCAATCAGAGGAAGGGAAAAGAAATCTCCCAGCATCCTCAGACAAATCTCCAT GTATGGATCCCTGTGCTGGCAACACCCCCTGGCTCTCAGGCTGTATCGATGCAGATGGACGCATCCGTGTTTGAACGTGCTCGTGCTTTTCTGCGTCGTGATGACAATTCTTTTCTTGTGGAAGCTTTTTGATGGAGATCCGTGA